A section of the Coriobacteriia bacterium genome encodes:
- a CDS encoding protein phosphatase 2C domain-containing protein, giving the protein TPGMSAAAGADLPELSWALRSHPGAVRADNEDFVGAYAPYVIEDHGPCFVVCDGMGGHAAGEVASRMAVEQLLTTWTTAAPSPTQSAIRSAIRQANQAVFAASLDIETRGMGTTCTALALSGHEGFIGHVGDSRAYLVHKGQCTQLTADHSKVGDMLRMRLITPEQAAKHPARSQLTRSLGGAPGVQVDIVRTAIHKGDAFVLCCDGVWDLVSRQEIAQTCALPDVSEVAERLIALTLERGAHDNVSVLVVRVTGDIPQLAADQGRGGGMGFLQRLGLVRGPAKVDVIEDEEPA; this is encoded by the coding sequence ACGCCGGGAATGAGTGCCGCCGCAGGCGCGGATCTTCCCGAGCTGTCGTGGGCACTGCGCTCTCACCCCGGAGCCGTCCGCGCGGACAACGAGGACTTCGTCGGCGCATACGCCCCCTATGTGATCGAGGATCACGGGCCCTGCTTCGTCGTCTGCGACGGCATGGGCGGCCACGCGGCGGGTGAAGTCGCAAGCCGAATGGCCGTCGAGCAGCTGCTCACGACGTGGACCACGGCTGCTCCTTCGCCCACCCAGTCGGCGATCCGCTCGGCGATTCGGCAAGCGAACCAGGCGGTGTTCGCGGCCTCGCTCGACATCGAGACGCGCGGCATGGGCACTACGTGCACGGCGCTGGCACTCTCAGGACACGAGGGGTTCATCGGGCACGTGGGCGACTCGCGCGCCTACCTCGTCCACAAAGGTCAGTGCACGCAGCTGACCGCCGACCACTCCAAGGTTGGCGACATGCTGCGGATGCGCCTCATCACTCCCGAGCAGGCCGCCAAGCACCCCGCGCGCTCGCAGCTCACTCGCAGCCTTGGGGGAGCTCCGGGTGTCCAGGTCGACATCGTCCGGACTGCCATCCACAAGGGCGACGCGTTCGTGCTGTGCTGTGACGGCGTCTGGGACCTGGTCTCTCGGCAGGAGATCGCGCAGACATGTGCGCTTCCCGACGTCTCCGAGGTCGCCGAGCGGCTTATCGCGCTCACGCTCGAGCGGGGCGCACACGACAACGTCTCCGTCCTTGTCGTCCGGGTGACCGGCGACATCCCCCAGCTCGCGGCCGATCAGGGCCGCGGCGGCGGGATGGGCTTCCTGCAGCGGCTCGGCCTCGTGCGAGGCCCCGCGAAGGTCGACGTCATCGAGGATGAAGAGCCGGCCTAG